In Verrucomicrobiota bacterium, a single window of DNA contains:
- a CDS encoding phytanoyl-CoA dioxygenase family protein gives MQGAVAHSDMPIEMGPTLFLPFSQQFPAGYMAFRLPEFAAFFDDHKVQIPFSKGDAVFFNPALFHAGGSNSTNKDRVANLLQVSSAFGRTMETIDNDAMVEAVYPALLARVVVGTVSEHEISGMIAAVAEGYSFPTNLDSDPPVGGNAPETGQQLLHRALLEQWPVEQLRIAMAAYSTRRQA, from the coding sequence TTGCAAGGGGCCGTTGCACATAGCGACATGCCGATTGAAATGGGTCCCACACTTTTCCTACCGTTTTCCCAACAATTTCCCGCTGGGTACATGGCATTCCGGCTACCGGAGTTCGCGGCATTTTTTGATGACCATAAGGTCCAAATCCCATTCTCCAAAGGGGACGCTGTATTCTTTAATCCGGCGTTGTTCCATGCCGGTGGAAGCAATTCGACCAACAAGGACCGGGTTGCGAATTTGCTGCAGGTTTCCTCGGCGTTCGGAAGGACCATGGAAACCATCGACAACGATGCCATGGTTGAAGCTGTTTATCCCGCATTGTTGGCCCGCGTAGTCGTCGGCACCGTGAGTGAGCACGAAATCAGCGGTATGATTGCGGCGGTAGCAGAAGGTTACTCCTTTCCCACAAATCTCGATTCAGATCCACCCGTGGGTGGAAATGCTCCAGAGACCGGACAGCAATTGCTGCACCGTGCCCTTCTCGAGCAATGGCCAGTTGAACAGCTTAGGATTGCCATGGCCGCCTACTCCACACGTCGACAGGCCTGA